The segment TCagatttttgtttatttgcCGAATGGAAGATGTGGAATCCCAAAAACATGATGGCTAATATACCGATAACTTTGACCCATCCCAATTCTACGGGCGAAACACTCAAATAACGGGCTTGTAGGGAGTAGGTAAATGGAACTAAACTCAAATCACCAAACGCTAACATGAAACCGAACCCATCTGTAGTGATATCCATCATGGTCAACACACCTTCTTCATTTAGTACCCCATcgaaaatataaaatccTTGCAAGAAATTGACCAAGACCAATGCGTCGTTGATTTTACCGGTCTTCAGGTAATGGTGATGCAGACAGGAAAGATTGATTAGTAACCATAATAACATGCCGGGTCTCAACTCTGAAAACATCTTGATATCTAATGGGCCCAAACGAGGGTTCAGTTCTCTACCAATAAACCAATCGTAAATGATGTTTCCTGAATTTCCACCTTGCGCCAAGATCTTTTCTCTCTGACCAttgccatttttcttgaagatTAATGGTACGAAACTGGCAATGTAGCAATACgttgccaaaaaaaatgaaaacaaaatagatATTATGCATAAACCAACGTGATTTTCATACAGGTATTGCAATTCCGGCAATTGCCCATCAGTTAATTTCCATCTGATAGCCAAAACTAAGATCAAAGTTGTAGACATGGCAATACCGTTGATTTTGTACGAAAGCTTCGAACCATCCCTTAACTGAACACCCTTCATAACTCTGCCGGGCAAAATGACGTCCAAAACTGCCAAGATTCCATACCACATGCAATAAACAGTCCATAATTCGCAATTGCCCAGATAGTAACGCAACGGCTTAATACCGTTCCAAAGCTCAACTATATCAAAATTCTGGAAAAATCCCTTAATATAATAATCCGGCCTGATCATTTGATTCAAGATGATAGTGAAAACAGGTAGCCCTATGCTGATGCCTAAGGCACCGGCCAGCCCACCGAATTCAAACTCTGTAGTTCTGGGATTCAAAGCTGATACCATCCTTTTTCTATTCACAGATCTCGTGCCCTACTCTTATACTGTTTACAAAGCCTATCGGATAAGTAATTGCGCAAGAAAATAGTAAAATGACAATTGCATATTAAGAACAAACATGAGTTTAAGCCTCACTTGATACTCAGACGGACTACATAAAAATCTCCGTTATGCAAAACCCTTTATATGCACAACCTTCACACAATGCAATCTTCCGATGACGCCTACATACAAGAGAGGGAAAGGCgatataaattttttcacgGGATTTTCGTTTaggagaaaagaaaatgaacgAAAAAGTATGCCCGGGCCGGGCAACTGGCCgtttcattattgtttCAAAGGTGCGTCACATATTAATGGTAACTTATACCTAACCTGTTACTGGCAAaaggtatatatatggcCAATGTGACCAACGCCTGTCCTCAAGAtaatctttgaaaaattcagtCACCATGATTCCCCTTCGAATTTGCGAACATTAGTGATATGAGCGGTTTTAAATGCTATTTGCAATTGGGTGACAGGCTCTCTCAAGTATGGCTAAATAAATACACATTGGCTTTGTTGCTGGCAATGTTAAagcttctctttttctccCAGTCTGTACAGCATGCGATAGAAGTCTCGGAGACTTATATTTTATCCAATTGCCACAGTATTGATTCATTATACTCCAAAGTGACAGACAATACGCCGCACTACTTGGGCGTCATGGGTAATTTTCTCATCGAAAAGGGTATGGAAGAGACGGTTAAAGCTACGCTGGAGACG is part of the Saccharomyces paradoxus chromosome XIV, complete sequence genome and harbors:
- the ERG24 gene encoding delta(14)-sterol reductase (C-14 sterol reductase~similar to YNL280C), which produces MVSALNPRTTEFEFGGLAGALGISIGLPVFTIILNQMIRPDYYIKGFFQNFDIVELWNGIKPLRYYLGNCELWTVYCMWYGILAVLDVILPGRVMKGVQLRDGSKLSYKINGIAMSTTLILVLAIRWKLTDGQLPELQYLYENHVGLCIISILFSFFLATYCYIASFVPLIFKKNGNGQREKILAQGGNSGNIIYDWFIGRELNPRLGPLDIKMFSELRPGMLLWLLINLSCLHHHYLKTGKINDALVLVNFLQGFYIFDGVLNEEGVLTMMDITTDGFGFMLAFGDLSLVPFTYSLQARYLSVSPVELGWVKVIGILAIMFLGFHIFHSANKQKSEFRQGKLENLKSIQTKRGTKLLCDGWWAKSQHINYFGDWLISLSWCLATWFQTPLTYYYSLYFATLLLHRQQRDEHKCRVKYGENWEEYERKVPYKIIPYVY